In Candidatus Defluviilinea proxima, a single genomic region encodes these proteins:
- a CDS encoding right-handed parallel beta-helix repeat-containing protein, protein MCVHPTGAGHCFTSVQAAVDAANDGASILVWKGKYVEQVSIIDKNLTLIGRPGAVIQAPATMEDTLSPIAGAEGRPIVLVNHANVTIRGLTIDGANSAEANPAISGILFVNADGVIRDNQVKNIGFGTPTLPIIDGEPIYQGEGIIVVNFEATPRTVTVAENWVSNYNTIGITVFAEADQNDPTLQNLTVNVLNNTVVGSGPTDAIDQLGIFFGGYNFADPQFSITGTIKGNRVRDLIALEPHPLPGVGIATLSTANVEIADNAVDNTNIGMAANQASGAQITNNQIVGATQDPYSSIGLMTSGQYLQISKNRFKKMGTGVMLFVEDSMFGSTLSTGIDDNRFEFVAMDIVTGPGSEQIDLLSAKSATSSGPATADIWKRLPIHQLP, encoded by the coding sequence ATGTGCGTACACCCCACAGGGGCAGGCCATTGTTTCACATCCGTCCAAGCCGCAGTAGACGCCGCCAATGACGGGGCGTCGATTCTGGTTTGGAAAGGGAAATATGTCGAACAGGTCTCAATCATTGACAAGAATCTGACATTGATCGGCCGTCCCGGTGCTGTAATCCAGGCACCTGCCACAATGGAGGATACACTTTCTCCAATAGCTGGAGCAGAAGGTCGCCCCATTGTTCTTGTCAACCACGCCAACGTGACCATTCGTGGCTTGACCATTGACGGCGCCAATTCAGCTGAAGCCAACCCGGCCATTTCTGGAATTCTATTCGTCAATGCTGACGGTGTAATCCGAGATAACCAAGTCAAAAACATTGGTTTTGGGACCCCTACTCTCCCAATTATTGATGGGGAGCCCATTTACCAAGGCGAAGGGATCATCGTTGTCAACTTCGAAGCAACCCCGCGCACCGTCACCGTTGCTGAGAATTGGGTCAGTAACTACAACACTATCGGCATTACAGTATTTGCCGAGGCCGACCAAAACGACCCAACGCTTCAAAACCTGACCGTGAACGTACTAAACAACACAGTAGTTGGCTCCGGCCCAACCGACGCTATCGATCAATTGGGTATCTTCTTCGGTGGGTATAATTTTGCAGATCCGCAATTTAGTATCACAGGCACCATCAAAGGGAACCGAGTTCGGGATTTGATCGCCCTTGAACCACATCCTTTACCGGGCGTTGGAATTGCCACACTAAGTACAGCCAATGTGGAAATCGCTGATAATGCCGTTGATAACACAAATATTGGTATGGCTGCAAATCAAGCGTCTGGAGCTCAAATCACAAACAACCAGATCGTCGGAGCGACACAAGACCCATACAGTTCCATTGGTCTCATGACATCAGGACAATATTTGCAAATCAGCAAAAATCGCTTCAAGAAAATGGGTACTGGCGTGATGCTATTCGTCGAAGACTCCATGTTTGGAAGCACGCTCAGCACCGGTATTGACGATAACCGCTTCGAATTCGTAGCAATGGACATCGTAACAGGCCCCGGTTCAGAACAGATCGACTTGCTGAGTGCCAAGTCAGCTACAAGCAGTGGTCCAGCCACCGCCGACATTTGGAAGAGACTGCCGATCCACCAACTACCATAA